Proteins co-encoded in one Betaproteobacteria bacterium genomic window:
- a CDS encoding malonyl-CoA synthase, whose product MNHNLYALFAQRFPAPSAPLLETEEGEIVTYGDIAQRAGRMAAVLAAQGARPGDRIAAQVEKSPDALALYLACLRGGFVYLPLNTAYQPPEIAYFLGDAEPAVFVCRPESLEALEPRARAAHVSAVLTLDGSGGGTFRDRVTHTIDEAPVHCVGADDLAIIIYTSGTTGRSKGAMLTHGNLRANGEALAGAWDFRSADVLLHQLPLFHVHGLFISTHCVLLSGARMLFHRKFDAAAALRALPGATVMMGVPTYYTRLLAEASFTRELARNVRLFVSGSAPLLMETFREFEARTGQRILERYGMSEAGVITSNPLLGDRKGGTVGRPLAGMEVRVAGEGDRLLPAGENGSVQIRGESVFKGYWRMPEKTREEFTMDGWFRTGDVGVWDADGYLSIVGRAKDLIISGGYNVYPKEIEIELDGLAGVVESAVIGVPHPDFGEAVTAVVILAPGAAFVEQEAIALLRMRLANYKVPKRIHVLPELPRNAMGKVQKNVLRDRFAEAVTGKA is encoded by the coding sequence ATGAACCACAACCTCTACGCCCTGTTCGCCCAGCGGTTCCCCGCTCCTTCCGCACCGCTGCTCGAAACCGAGGAGGGCGAGATCGTCACCTACGGCGATATCGCCCAGCGGGCCGGACGCATGGCGGCCGTGCTGGCAGCGCAAGGTGCACGGCCCGGCGATCGAATCGCCGCTCAGGTGGAGAAGTCCCCCGATGCGCTGGCGCTCTACCTCGCCTGCCTGCGCGGCGGATTCGTCTACCTGCCCCTCAATACCGCCTATCAGCCGCCCGAGATCGCGTATTTCCTGGGCGATGCCGAGCCGGCGGTGTTCGTCTGCAGACCGGAGAGCCTGGAGGCGCTCGAGCCGCGCGCCCGGGCAGCCCACGTGTCCGCCGTGCTCACGCTGGATGGTTCCGGCGGAGGCACTTTCCGGGATCGCGTGACGCATACGATCGACGAAGCGCCCGTGCACTGCGTCGGCGCGGACGATCTGGCCATCATCATCTACACCTCCGGCACCACCGGACGTTCCAAGGGAGCGATGCTCACGCACGGCAACCTGCGGGCGAACGGCGAAGCCCTGGCCGGTGCCTGGGACTTCCGGTCCGCCGATGTGCTCCTGCACCAGCTTCCGCTCTTCCACGTTCACGGACTGTTCATCTCGACGCACTGCGTTCTGCTGAGCGGCGCACGGATGCTGTTTCATCGGAAATTCGATGCCGCCGCCGCACTGCGGGCGCTGCCCGGGGCGACAGTGATGATGGGAGTGCCGACGTACTACACCCGCCTGCTGGCGGAGGCCTCCTTCACGCGCGAACTTGCGCGCAACGTCCGCCTGTTCGTGTCGGGTTCCGCGCCCCTGCTCATGGAGACGTTCCGCGAATTCGAAGCGCGTACGGGACAGCGCATTCTCGAACGCTACGGCATGAGCGAGGCAGGCGTCATCACGAGCAATCCGCTCCTGGGTGATCGCAAGGGCGGGACCGTCGGCCGGCCGTTGGCCGGCATGGAAGTGCGGGTCGCCGGCGAGGGCGACCGGTTGCTGCCCGCGGGCGAGAACGGCAGTGTCCAGATTCGCGGGGAAAGCGTCTTCAAGGGGTACTGGCGCATGCCGGAGAAGACCCGCGAAGAATTCACCATGGATGGATGGTTCCGCACCGGCGACGTCGGCGTGTGGGACGCAGACGGCTATCTGTCGATCGTGGGACGCGCGAAGGACCTCATCATCAGCGGCGGATACAACGTGTATCCGAAGGAGATCGAGATCGAACTCGACGGGCTGGCCGGAGTGGTGGAATCGGCCGTCATCGGCGTGCCCCATCCCGACTTCGGCGAGGCCGTGACCGCCGTCGTGATCCTCGCGCCGGGTGCGGCGTTCGTGGAACAGGAGGCGATTGCCCTGCTGCGTATGCGTCTGGCGAACTACAAGGTTCCCAAGCGCATCCACGTCCTTCCGGAACTCCCCCGCAATGCCATGGGCAAGGTCCAGAAGAACGTGCTGCGTGACCGGTTCGCCGAAGCCGTCACCGGCAAGGCGTGA